One window of the Leptospira broomii serovar Hurstbridge str. 5399 genome contains the following:
- a CDS encoding aldo/keto reductase: MKLKKLGKNGPEVSSVGLGCMGMSDFYGSKQTRDDQESIHTIHAALDAGINYLDTGDFYGIGHNESLVGKAIRDRRDQAFLSVKFGAQRSPSGAFLGFDARPNSVKTFAAYSLQRLGVDVIDLYQPARVDPSVPIEETVGAVADLIKEGKVRYLGISETNSEQIRRANSVYPVSALQIEYSLATRLIESKILPTIRELGISLVPYGIVGRGLLTGSITGEIKTDYRAHLPRFQGENLSKNLEKVAVLQSIASAKGHTPSQIAIAWVLSRGEDIMPLIGTSKRSRLSENLKALDIILTSEELEKLDRTFSEGAIVGDRYPAPQMEMVAK, translated from the coding sequence ATGAAGTTAAAGAAATTGGGAAAAAACGGTCCGGAAGTTTCTTCGGTCGGCCTTGGTTGCATGGGGATGTCGGATTTTTACGGTTCGAAACAGACCCGAGACGACCAGGAAAGCATCCATACGATTCACGCCGCATTGGATGCAGGAATTAATTATTTGGATACTGGAGATTTCTACGGAATAGGGCATAACGAATCTCTGGTAGGAAAAGCGATTCGAGATCGTCGAGATCAGGCTTTTTTGAGCGTTAAGTTCGGAGCTCAACGCTCTCCTTCGGGCGCTTTTTTGGGCTTTGACGCTAGACCTAATTCGGTAAAAACATTTGCGGCATACTCACTTCAAAGACTTGGAGTGGATGTCATCGATTTGTACCAACCCGCTAGAGTCGATCCGTCAGTTCCGATTGAAGAAACGGTAGGTGCGGTCGCCGATTTGATCAAGGAAGGGAAAGTGAGATATCTCGGGATTTCCGAAACCAATTCGGAGCAGATTCGTAGGGCAAATAGTGTTTACCCTGTGAGTGCATTGCAAATCGAATATTCTCTCGCGACCAGATTGATCGAATCTAAAATTCTGCCTACGATTCGTGAACTCGGGATTAGCTTGGTTCCATACGGAATCGTGGGAAGAGGATTGCTGACCGGTAGTATCACAGGCGAGATCAAGACGGATTATAGAGCTCATCTTCCTCGATTCCAAGGCGAAAATCTTTCTAAGAATTTGGAAAAGGTTGCGGTACTACAATCGATAGCTTCGGCAAAAGGACATACTCCGTCTCAGATCGCAATTGCCTGGGTTCTGTCTCGCGGGGAGGATATCATGCCTTTAATAGGCACGAGTAAGCGATCTCGCTTGTCGGAAAATTTAAAAGCACTTGATATCATCCTGACTTCGGAGGAGCTTGAGAAATTAGATCGTACTTTTTCGGAAGGAGCTATCGTAGGAGATCGCTATCCTGCTCCGCAAATGGAGATGGTCGCCAAATAA
- a CDS encoding TetR/AcrR family transcriptional regulator, which yields MPRTGLSPEELKQVALDSAEKMIRKFGFDKTHLVDIAKEIGVSHPILYRLFPDKAALIDAVSERWLNRIDDELAKIVSKKGSSKSRLHAWFLTLHRLKREKVSMDPELYRAFNSSAELRRPIVVRHLETTMNQLVSILESGVRTGEFSKKDPKLLANLLFHGMITFHHPKMVLDHLDFDRELLLKQVLDLLLAGILRA from the coding sequence ATGCCAAGAACCGGCCTTTCCCCTGAAGAATTAAAGCAAGTCGCATTGGATTCGGCCGAAAAAATGATCCGCAAGTTTGGGTTCGATAAGACCCATCTTGTGGATATTGCCAAGGAAATCGGAGTAAGCCATCCGATTCTCTATCGTTTATTTCCGGATAAAGCCGCGCTTATTGATGCGGTATCTGAGCGCTGGTTGAACAGGATCGACGACGAGTTGGCAAAAATCGTCTCAAAGAAAGGCAGTTCTAAATCCAGACTTCATGCATGGTTCTTAACTCTACATCGTTTAAAGAGAGAAAAAGTTTCTATGGATCCGGAATTGTATCGAGCTTTCAATTCTTCCGCAGAGTTACGCCGCCCCATAGTGGTTCGACATTTGGAAACTACGATGAACCAACTTGTCTCTATTTTGGAATCGGGGGTTCGAACCGGCGAATTCTCTAAAAAAGATCCGAAGTTACTCGCAAATTTGTTGTTTCATGGGATGATCACTTTTCACCATCCTAAAATGGTTCTCGATCATCTGGATTTCGATCGAGAGCTTCTTTTGAAGCAGGTTTTAGATCTTTTGCTAGCGGGAATTCTTCGAGCTTAA
- a CDS encoding response regulator transcription factor gives MKNILVIEDDPDIGNLIRKSLDSAHYKTTIQTSGEEGLKYYKANHPDLLILDLSLPDIDGMDVCRTVRRTDENTPIFIVTARNEEIDRIMGLELGADDYITKPFSVRELKTRVDVFFRRWDKKAGIKPNIGSGGEIIRGSLKIDPVRRRVTLKDQVINISRKEFDILQLMATSPGKVFSREMILEAVWGMEWDGFERMIDSHIKRIRSKLEKNSAQPEWIETIWGIGYRFSDNYDNIVIPD, from the coding sequence ATGAAGAACATTTTGGTCATCGAAGACGATCCGGATATCGGAAATCTCATACGAAAGTCTTTAGATTCGGCCCACTATAAAACCACCATACAAACATCCGGTGAAGAAGGGTTGAAATACTATAAAGCAAACCATCCGGATCTTCTAATTTTAGACCTCTCTCTTCCCGACATCGACGGCATGGACGTGTGCCGTACAGTAAGAAGAACCGACGAAAATACCCCTATTTTTATCGTAACCGCGCGCAATGAAGAAATCGATCGCATAATGGGATTGGAACTCGGAGCGGACGATTATATTACGAAGCCCTTTTCCGTTAGAGAACTTAAAACCAGGGTGGATGTATTCTTCCGCCGATGGGACAAAAAAGCGGGTATTAAACCGAATATCGGAAGCGGCGGTGAAATTATCCGAGGCAGCTTGAAAATCGATCCGGTCCGACGTAGAGTAACACTGAAAGACCAAGTCATCAATATTTCCCGTAAAGAATTCGATATCCTTCAGCTAATGGCGACCTCTCCCGGAAAAGTATTCTCTCGAGAAATGATCCTGGAAGCGGTATGGGGAATGGAATGGGACGGATTCGAAAGAATGATCGATTCTCATATCAAACGGATCCGATCGAAACTCGAAAAGAATTCCGCCCAACCGGAATGGATCGAAACGATTTGGGGAATCGGGTATAGATTTTCCGATAATTACGACAATATAGTAATTCCGGATTAA
- a CDS encoding 4a-hydroxytetrahydrobiopterin dehydratase: MSSTRKMDPEEIRKNLPDSWEVLPIDGVYRIRKNFQFSTYSEGIRFVNEIAREAERLDHHPDLRVSYGNVGLEVFTHSLKGLSNLDLELALFSEKAYKHDIS; encoded by the coding sequence ATGAGTTCTACGCGCAAAATGGACCCCGAAGAGATTCGGAAGAATCTTCCCGATTCATGGGAAGTTCTTCCTATTGACGGAGTGTATAGAATCCGCAAAAATTTTCAGTTTTCTACCTACTCGGAAGGGATTCGTTTCGTAAACGAAATCGCTCGAGAAGCGGAAAGATTGGATCATCATCCGGATCTGAGAGTCAGCTACGGAAATGTCGGTCTGGAAGTTTTCACTCATTCTCTTAAAGGCCTTTCGAATTTGGACCTAGAGTTGGCTTTGTTTTCTGAGAAAGCTTACAAACACGACATTTCTTAA
- the malQ gene encoding 4-alpha-glucanotransferase: MNETSVYEAFGILPEYNDLIGQVHRLETKTFLGILVALGYDPKEVSDPESILKKNSTSSSSKILEPAYFIPVHSQPGIIRIRWAKDQSVEKLRFRIILEEGPIFDVRIQELTSEENDADSLRLITISLLEPLPPGYHKLQLEGLPESYSTSDVLESVLIVYPETCYDWSDHWKRKGISLQLYSVRSPWNDGIGDFKDLQEIGSDCAKNGFSILGVNPLHALFPLDPEQRSPYSPSNRLFKNPLYIHLPWVFRDFGFHELESEYLIERSKATFLESISDEHIDYAKISDFKMKFLRVIYQRFMESVPSENPETFSLFQTFTEIGGTLLFRHCLFDASRIIIETLKTSPLKERHMQSDRLETEIDEKSKNLTNEVRFYQFIQWIAEKQFSQVADSLFNMQISLYTDLAVGPDPGGSEVQIAGRIFSSGAAIGSPPDEFSPNGQNWGILPLIPDRLKEEHYEHFIELLRANMPKDGILRIDHAVGLFRLFWIPNTGEAGGYVLYPWEDLLRILALESQRSRCAVVAEDLGLVPLEIRKILSEFGIYLTKILYFEKHDSHQYSSPSHYQLRTVASLNTHDLPTLKGYWNSEDIKERFRIGMLSWAEYETLLAERESDKEMIVALMHKEGILVTHNGNGIQSPEIEDALFKLLSSANSKIRMFAMHDILGEYKQTNLPGTTNEYPNWKLRYSLFWREHPFFNKETNLQSL, from the coding sequence ATGAATGAAACGTCCGTTTACGAAGCCTTCGGTATCCTTCCGGAATATAACGATTTAATCGGTCAAGTGCATCGTTTAGAGACAAAAACTTTCTTAGGAATACTCGTCGCCTTAGGATATGATCCTAAAGAAGTTTCGGATCCTGAATCTATTTTAAAAAAGAATTCGACGAGCAGTTCCTCGAAAATTCTAGAACCGGCCTATTTTATTCCCGTGCATTCTCAACCCGGAATAATCAGGATTCGTTGGGCCAAGGACCAAAGCGTAGAAAAACTTCGCTTTCGCATCATACTCGAGGAAGGACCTATATTCGATGTTCGAATACAAGAGCTAACATCGGAAGAGAACGACGCCGATAGTCTTCGTCTCATAACGATTTCGTTATTAGAACCTCTCCCTCCTGGATATCACAAATTGCAATTAGAAGGCCTACCTGAATCTTACTCGACTTCCGATGTTCTAGAATCGGTTCTTATCGTTTATCCGGAGACCTGCTACGATTGGTCCGATCATTGGAAACGCAAAGGAATTTCTCTTCAATTATATTCGGTCCGATCTCCTTGGAACGACGGCATCGGAGATTTTAAAGATCTTCAGGAAATCGGGTCAGATTGTGCAAAAAACGGATTTTCCATCCTTGGAGTGAATCCTCTACATGCCCTATTTCCCCTAGACCCGGAACAAAGAAGCCCTTACTCTCCGTCGAATCGTTTATTTAAAAATCCATTATATATTCACTTGCCTTGGGTTTTTCGAGATTTCGGGTTTCATGAACTAGAATCCGAATATTTGATCGAAAGAAGCAAAGCAACGTTCCTAGAATCGATTTCCGACGAACATATAGATTACGCGAAAATCTCCGATTTTAAGATGAAATTCTTGAGAGTAATTTATCAGAGATTTATGGAATCGGTTCCTTCGGAGAATCCGGAAACCTTTTCCCTATTTCAAACATTTACCGAAATCGGGGGAACTTTACTTTTCAGACACTGCCTTTTTGACGCGAGTCGAATCATCATTGAAACCTTAAAAACTTCGCCTTTAAAGGAAAGGCATATGCAATCGGATCGACTCGAAACTGAGATCGATGAAAAATCGAAAAATTTAACGAACGAAGTAAGATTTTACCAGTTTATTCAATGGATCGCGGAAAAACAATTCTCCCAAGTAGCCGACTCCCTGTTTAACATGCAAATATCCTTATATACGGACCTTGCTGTCGGACCCGATCCCGGTGGATCCGAAGTTCAAATTGCCGGGCGAATTTTTTCCTCCGGGGCAGCAATCGGTTCCCCGCCGGACGAATTTTCACCGAACGGTCAAAACTGGGGAATTCTACCGTTGATTCCCGATCGATTAAAAGAGGAGCATTACGAACACTTTATCGAATTACTAAGAGCGAATATGCCCAAAGACGGTATCCTAAGAATCGACCATGCTGTAGGATTATTTCGTTTATTCTGGATTCCTAATACAGGGGAAGCCGGGGGATATGTGCTCTATCCGTGGGAGGACTTACTCAGAATTCTCGCTTTGGAAAGCCAACGAAGCAGATGCGCGGTCGTTGCGGAGGACCTAGGCTTGGTCCCTCTAGAAATCCGAAAGATCCTTTCCGAATTCGGAATTTATCTGACTAAAATTTTGTACTTCGAAAAACATGATAGCCACCAATATAGCTCTCCTTCGCATTATCAGTTACGAACCGTTGCGTCCTTAAATACTCATGATCTTCCTACCTTAAAGGGTTACTGGAATTCGGAGGACATAAAGGAACGTTTCAGAATAGGTATGTTAAGCTGGGCCGAATACGAAACATTGCTTGCCGAGCGAGAATCGGATAAAGAAATGATCGTCGCGTTGATGCATAAGGAGGGAATTTTGGTTACGCATAACGGAAACGGGATTCAAAGTCCTGAAATTGAGGACGCCCTATTTAAACTTCTCTCTTCTGCAAATTCAAAAATCCGAATGTTTGCTATGCATGATATTTTGGGGGAATATAAACAGACGAATCTTCCGGGGACTACGAACGAATATCCGAATTGGAAACTTCGGTATTCACTATTCTGGCGAGAACATCCTTTTTTCAATAAGGAGACGAATTTACAAAGTCTTTAA
- a CDS encoding enoyl-CoA hydratase/isomerase family protein, protein MKNIRIEEKGPLAWIWLDRSPSNEMTEELMDELIEAHKILGAKKSVRAVLIGSQNEKFFSNGLDPRYMLERSAEDRVKVFAKLFDMMRIIYTFPKPQVTVINGHAMAGGAVLGILTDFRFMGNGKSRYCFSEVLVGLTIPPTLLNIIGSVVGKAKLRDVAMLGTAYKPEEAKAIGLVDLVFPVEELHKKSEDYMLDVLNLPQASLESLKRGIRKDLIQEFDAPTDLLIQEFKPFVSGNFDEGLKAVLERRKPKFSQEVASISK, encoded by the coding sequence ATGAAAAATATCAGAATCGAAGAAAAAGGACCCTTGGCGTGGATATGGCTGGATCGATCTCCTTCCAACGAAATGACGGAGGAACTGATGGACGAGTTGATCGAGGCGCATAAAATTCTTGGCGCAAAAAAAAGCGTTCGTGCGGTTTTAATCGGTTCTCAAAACGAAAAATTTTTTTCGAACGGTTTAGATCCTCGTTATATGCTGGAACGCTCCGCGGAAGATAGAGTCAAAGTGTTCGCAAAATTGTTCGATATGATGCGAATCATTTATACGTTCCCTAAGCCGCAGGTAACCGTCATTAACGGACACGCGATGGCTGGCGGCGCGGTACTCGGAATTCTAACCGACTTTCGGTTTATGGGAAACGGAAAATCTCGATACTGCTTCTCGGAAGTATTGGTCGGCCTGACGATACCGCCTACTCTACTAAATATCATAGGATCGGTGGTCGGCAAAGCTAAATTACGGGACGTCGCAATGTTGGGAACGGCCTATAAACCGGAAGAAGCAAAAGCGATCGGACTCGTCGATCTCGTTTTCCCTGTCGAAGAATTACATAAAAAATCGGAAGACTATATGTTAGATGTATTGAATCTTCCTCAGGCAAGCCTTGAGTCTCTTAAGCGAGGCATCAGAAAAGATCTGATTCAGGAGTTCGACGCTCCGACGGATTTATTGATCCAAGAATTCAAACCGTTCGTTTCCGGAAATTTCGACGAAGGCTTAAAGGCCGTATTAGAAAGAAGAAAACCGAAATTCAGCCAAGAGGTTGCCAGTATCTCGAAGTGA
- a CDS encoding OmpA family protein: protein MAKKQNYYVTINGKKYDRGLIEIADASVSGKRDGRISVNDAKKLLNAVKDNNTYTDIEKKTIEHIRENYKFTDKADEWFRSEIRKWAAEKSAKTKSAEPEELPPAAEEISDLSIAPSEEDDSYLGYTNYIPTPSAGKPRTRSGIPILLLSILILSGIGIGIYYAFGSSKEVSKSSAYKHSAAKKKEENIVEKREPKKDSTPDKAEKGVFSLFSGSGAKSAKLEGTNAELAKQIESSAIHFDKNSISVLPSSRKTLDHLSKLLKRKPELKASLTGHTSNEGKEEANLKVSKLRAEMVRDYLIGNGIANERVLIQAKGATEPIAENSSEAGKEKNRRVEIRIVE from the coding sequence ATGGCTAAAAAACAGAATTATTACGTCACTATCAACGGGAAAAAATACGATCGTGGTTTGATCGAAATTGCGGATGCTTCCGTTTCCGGTAAGCGTGACGGTCGTATTTCCGTAAACGACGCGAAAAAGCTTCTGAATGCCGTGAAAGATAATAATACGTACACGGATATAGAAAAGAAAACCATAGAGCATATCCGAGAGAATTATAAGTTTACGGATAAGGCGGACGAATGGTTTCGGTCCGAAATTAGAAAATGGGCCGCCGAAAAATCCGCCAAGACCAAATCCGCAGAACCGGAAGAATTGCCTCCTGCCGCCGAAGAAATCTCGGATCTTTCAATCGCTCCCTCTGAAGAGGACGACTCTTATTTAGGTTATACGAATTACATTCCCACGCCGTCTGCCGGAAAACCTCGCACAAGAAGCGGCATTCCGATCCTACTTCTTTCCATATTAATTTTAAGCGGAATCGGTATCGGGATTTATTATGCTTTCGGTTCCTCGAAAGAAGTATCCAAATCGTCCGCCTATAAACATTCTGCAGCTAAAAAGAAGGAAGAGAATATCGTAGAAAAGCGGGAACCGAAAAAGGATTCGACGCCGGACAAAGCGGAAAAAGGCGTATTCAGTTTATTTTCCGGTTCGGGTGCAAAGTCGGCCAAACTGGAAGGCACGAACGCGGAGCTAGCTAAGCAAATCGAATCGAGCGCCATTCATTTTGATAAGAATAGTATCTCCGTTTTACCCTCTTCTCGCAAAACTCTGGACCATCTTTCCAAACTTCTAAAAAGAAAACCCGAATTGAAGGCGTCCCTTACCGGTCATACTTCGAACGAAGGAAAGGAAGAGGCGAATCTAAAAGTTTCTAAACTTCGTGCGGAAATGGTCCGCGACTACCTAATCGGAAACGGTATAGCCAACGAGCGTGTTTTAATCCAGGCCAAAGGTGCGACGGAACCGATCGCCGAAAATTCCTCGGAAGCCGGAAAGGAAAAAAATCGTCGTGTAGAAATCCGGATCGTCGAATAG
- the epmA gene encoding EF-P lysine aminoacylase EpmA, with translation MNLTSKEIIKARGRFLRSVRDFFHSDGFLEIDTPALKKVPGMEPHLDPFEVRSPSGKEIGYLVTSPEYSLKQALSLGLDRVYEISHTFRSGEKGSPLHTAEFLMLEFYQVGADLNDLMDTTERLIRTLENRIGKSISDMKFPRYRVRDLLLQYAGCDWDRASLESKLNQASLTNLSIQELEYEDCFYLVFLNFVERRLLPEFQFLYDYPPEMAALARIENGVAKRFETYYGNIELGNAFYELSDPAEQRLRFFKEQELRKKLGKEVFPIDEDFLLSLERGLPACSGNAIGLDRLLSVFLGANSLSQISPYWGRLD, from the coding sequence ATGAATCTCACTTCCAAAGAAATTATAAAAGCTAGGGGAAGATTTCTGCGGTCCGTCCGGGACTTTTTTCATTCGGACGGATTTTTAGAAATAGATACCCCCGCCTTAAAGAAGGTTCCGGGAATGGAGCCCCATTTGGATCCCTTCGAAGTCCGTTCTCCTTCGGGAAAAGAAATCGGGTACTTAGTTACCTCGCCGGAATATTCCTTAAAGCAAGCCTTATCGTTAGGTTTGGACCGCGTATACGAAATCTCGCATACGTTCCGCTCGGGAGAAAAAGGAAGCCCGCTTCATACCGCGGAATTTCTTATGTTAGAATTCTATCAGGTGGGGGCGGATTTGAACGACCTAATGGATACGACCGAACGTCTAATTCGGACCTTAGAGAACAGAATCGGGAAATCTATTTCGGATATGAAGTTCCCTAGGTATCGTGTTCGGGATTTATTGCTTCAATACGCGGGTTGCGATTGGGATCGCGCATCTCTAGAAAGTAAACTAAATCAGGCGTCCCTGACGAATCTCTCAATACAGGAATTGGAATATGAGGATTGTTTTTATCTAGTTTTTTTGAATTTCGTTGAGCGGCGACTCTTACCCGAGTTTCAATTTTTGTACGATTATCCTCCCGAAATGGCCGCATTGGCTCGAATAGAAAACGGGGTTGCAAAGCGTTTTGAAACGTACTACGGAAATATCGAACTCGGAAACGCTTTTTACGAGTTATCCGATCCCGCCGAACAACGACTTCGCTTTTTTAAGGAGCAGGAACTGCGGAAGAAATTAGGGAAGGAAGTCTTTCCTATCGACGAGGATTTCCTACTTTCGCTTGAAAGAGGTCTCCCCGCCTGTTCGGGGAATGCGATCGGGTTGGATCGCTTGCTTTCTGTATTTCTAGGCGCGAATTCCCTATCTCAAATCAGTCCGTATTGGGGCCGCCTCGACTAG
- a CDS encoding STAS domain-containing protein, translating to MEQIRRYTYFEIRKKNKVVEIEPLTDQIEGDSFKELQSALAMAFYESNRHVKLELENVQFLSITVLEKLIKFALDLREKNRVLIFSHPAMSVRKYLERFRLTDVILIL from the coding sequence TTGGAACAAATTCGTAGATACACTTATTTCGAAATCCGAAAAAAAAACAAAGTCGTCGAAATAGAACCCTTAACCGATCAAATCGAAGGCGACTCCTTCAAAGAATTACAATCGGCATTGGCGATGGCTTTTTACGAATCGAATCGGCACGTTAAACTGGAATTGGAAAACGTACAATTCCTATCGATCACGGTTTTAGAAAAGCTGATCAAATTCGCTCTAGATCTACGGGAGAAAAATCGAGTTCTTATTTTTTCGCATCCCGCTATGTCGGTTAGAAAATACTTGGAAAGATTTCGTTTAACGGATGTGATTCTTATCCTCTGA
- a CDS encoding DUF4279 domain-containing protein produces MKSPLMIPRSWALIAISEPGLDVHGITRETGIRPDLPVPETVTAISGEPVSSPLWQIHSKKDANLPLEDHVWELIERIAPHRKEFQSVCEKHTVTLYCSVEYNDGSLEEASLTPKLLLLLGNLGLKISFQAWKLPEKKRRSEDKNHIR; encoded by the coding sequence ATGAAATCTCCCTTAATGATTCCTCGCTCTTGGGCCTTGATTGCCATATCTGAACCTGGCCTGGACGTACATGGAATAACTCGAGAGACTGGAATTCGACCTGATCTACCTGTTCCCGAAACGGTAACGGCTATCTCGGGGGAGCCGGTCAGTTCTCCATTATGGCAAATCCATTCCAAGAAAGACGCTAATCTTCCCTTAGAAGATCATGTTTGGGAACTTATAGAACGCATCGCTCCTCATCGCAAAGAATTTCAAAGCGTTTGCGAAAAGCATACGGTAACGTTATATTGTTCCGTCGAGTATAATGACGGCAGTTTAGAGGAAGCTTCCTTAACTCCTAAATTACTTTTACTGTTGGGAAATCTTGGACTTAAAATCAGTTTCCAAGCTTGGAAGCTACCGGAAAAGAAGCGTAGGTCAGAGGATAAGAATCACATCCGTTAA
- a CDS encoding aconitate hydratase, whose amino-acid sequence MAFDIDMIRARYEKIGTLVKKAREVVGKPLTLTEKILYSHLWTGEPKHPFDRGKSYVDFAPDRVAMQDATAQMALLQFMSAGRDKVAVPSTVHCDHLITAQVGSVADLSKASTDNKEVYDFLSSVSNKYGIGFWKPGAGIIHQVVLENYAFPGGMMIGTDSHTVNAGGLGMIAIGVGGADACDVMAGLAWELKWPKLIGVKLTGKLNGWTSPKDIILKVAGILTVKGGTGAIVEYFGEGAAALSCTGKGTICNMGAEIGATTSTFGYDESMERYLRSTGRAAVADLANGIKEHLNADPEVYANPDKFFDQVIEIDLNQLEPHLNGPFTPDLATPISKMKEAAKKNGWPTKVEVGLIGSCTNSSYEDISRAASLAHQASEKFLTPKSEFTITPGSELVRFTIERDGFIKTFEKIGAKVFANACGPCIGMWARVGSEKKEKNTIVHSFNRNFQSRNDGNPNTYAFVGSPELVTALAIAGDLTFDPSTDTLVNDKGEKVKLDPPDGDELPKRGFDVKDAGFQAPAADGSKIQVVVDPKSNRLQLLAPFLKWEGTDLKGLRLLIKAKGKCTTDHISMAGPWLKFRGHLDNISNNLLIGATNSFNDKINSVKNQLDGSYDEVPKVQRQYKAKGIGSIVVGDENYGEGSSREHAAMEPRHLGVRAVLVKSFARIHETNLKKQGMLAITFADKTDYDKIKEDDTIDILGLTSFKEGTPLTLVLHHTDGSKDEIKVNHTYNEQQIEWFKAGSALNLIGGKK is encoded by the coding sequence ATGGCATTTGATATAGATATGATCCGCGCTCGGTACGAGAAGATCGGGACCCTGGTAAAGAAGGCTAGGGAAGTGGTCGGGAAACCGCTTACCCTGACTGAAAAAATTCTGTATTCCCACCTATGGACTGGAGAACCGAAACACCCTTTCGATAGGGGAAAGTCGTACGTTGATTTTGCTCCGGATAGAGTTGCAATGCAGGACGCAACGGCTCAGATGGCGTTGCTTCAATTTATGTCCGCGGGTCGGGATAAAGTTGCAGTTCCTTCCACCGTACATTGCGACCACTTGATTACTGCGCAGGTGGGATCGGTCGCGGATCTGAGCAAAGCCTCTACCGACAACAAGGAAGTCTACGATTTTCTCTCCTCGGTTTCCAACAAATACGGAATCGGTTTCTGGAAGCCTGGGGCGGGAATCATTCACCAAGTAGTTTTGGAAAATTACGCTTTCCCAGGTGGAATGATGATCGGTACAGATTCTCATACCGTGAATGCCGGCGGATTAGGGATGATCGCGATAGGAGTCGGCGGCGCTGACGCTTGCGACGTAATGGCTGGCTTGGCTTGGGAATTAAAATGGCCGAAATTAATCGGAGTAAAGTTAACCGGAAAACTTAACGGTTGGACCTCCCCGAAAGATATCATATTAAAAGTCGCAGGAATTCTCACCGTTAAGGGCGGAACAGGCGCCATCGTGGAATATTTCGGCGAGGGTGCTGCGGCATTATCCTGCACAGGAAAGGGAACCATTTGTAATATGGGTGCCGAGATCGGCGCGACTACTTCCACATTTGGATACGACGAATCCATGGAAAGATACCTGAGATCTACGGGTCGTGCGGCAGTAGCGGATCTCGCTAACGGAATTAAGGAGCATTTGAATGCGGATCCGGAAGTTTATGCGAATCCGGATAAATTCTTCGATCAAGTGATTGAAATCGATCTCAACCAACTAGAGCCCCATCTAAACGGACCGTTTACTCCCGATTTGGCGACGCCTATTTCTAAAATGAAAGAAGCAGCAAAGAAGAACGGTTGGCCGACGAAAGTGGAAGTAGGTCTCATCGGATCTTGCACAAATTCTTCGTATGAGGACATTTCCCGTGCGGCTTCTCTGGCTCATCAAGCCTCTGAAAAATTTCTGACCCCAAAATCGGAATTTACGATAACTCCCGGATCGGAGTTAGTTCGGTTTACGATCGAGCGGGACGGATTCATCAAGACTTTTGAAAAGATCGGAGCGAAAGTATTTGCGAACGCTTGCGGACCTTGCATCGGAATGTGGGCTCGCGTAGGCTCGGAAAAGAAAGAGAAGAATACGATCGTTCACTCCTTCAATAGGAATTTTCAATCCCGAAACGACGGGAATCCGAATACGTATGCGTTCGTCGGGTCTCCGGAATTAGTAACGGCTCTCGCGATTGCCGGAGACTTAACATTCGATCCTAGCACTGATACGCTTGTCAACGATAAGGGCGAGAAAGTAAAACTGGATCCTCCGGACGGAGACGAATTACCGAAGCGCGGGTTCGACGTGAAGGACGCAGGATTTCAGGCCCCAGCGGCGGACGGTTCTAAAATTCAAGTCGTTGTGGATCCGAAATCCAATCGACTTCAACTATTGGCCCCATTCTTGAAATGGGAAGGCACGGATCTGAAAGGGCTGCGCCTCCTGATTAAAGCCAAAGGAAAATGCACTACGGATCATATTTCGATGGCCGGGCCTTGGTTGAAGTTCCGCGGGCATTTGGACAATATTTCCAATAACCTGCTGATCGGTGCTACTAATTCGTTTAACGATAAGATAAACTCCGTTAAAAATCAGTTGGACGGTTCTTACGACGAGGTCCCGAAAGTTCAACGTCAGTATAAGGCGAAAGGAATCGGATCGATTGTAGTGGGCGATGAAAATTACGGGGAAGGTTCCTCCCGCGAACACGCGGCGATGGAGCCTAGACACCTCGGAGTGCGTGCCGTTTTAGTGAAGTCTTTTGCGAGGATTCATGAAACCAACTTGAAAAAACAAGGAATGCTTGCGATTACGTTTGCGGACAAGACCGATTACGATAAGATCAAGGAAGACGATACGATCGATATTCTCGGTTTAACCTCGTTTAAGGAAGGAACTCCTTTGACTCTAGTCTTACACCATACGGACGGAAGTAAAGACGAGATCAAAGTAAACCATACGTATAACGAACAACAAATCGAATGGTTTAAGGCGGGAAGCGCTTTGAATCTTATCGGCGGTAAGAAGTAA